GTGCTCACGCCTCCGTCTTCGTCGCGGCGGGGGTGCCGGCGGCGGCCCGGCGGCGGGGGCGCCGGGTGCGGTCGCGCAGGCCGTCGCCGAGCAGGTTGACCCCGACGACGAGCAGCACGATGAACAGGCCCGGGAGCGTGACCAGCCACCACGAGGTGGTGATGTAGTCCTGCCCGTCGGAGATGATCCGGCCCCAGGTGGCGAACGGGCGCTCCGGCCCGGCCCCCAGGTAGGACAGCGCGGACTCCAGCAGCACGGCCTGGGCCAGCAGCAGCAGGACCACCAGGGTGGCCTGGGAGAGCACGTTGGGGACGACGTGGCGGACCAGCACCGAGGTGCGGCGCAGCCCGAGCACGGTGGCGGCCGAGACGTAGGGCTTGCCCCGCTCCACGAGCACCAGCGAGCGGGTGAGCCGGGCGACCTCGGGCCACTGGGCCAGCGCGATGACCACGGTGATGACCAGGATCGACGGGCCGAACAGCGCCACCACCAGCAGCAGCATGAGCAGCAGGGGGAGCGAGAGCTGGGCCTCCAGGAGCCGGGAGACCACGGTGTCGACCCAGCCGCCGAAGAAGCCGGCCGCGGCGCCGAGGGCGATGCCGATCAGCCCGGAGACCACGATCGCCAGCAGGCCGATCATCAGCGAGGTCTGCCCCCCGTGCAGCACCCGGGAGAGCAGGTCGCGGCCCAGCTGGTCGGTGCCGAAGAGGTGCCCGTCGGTGAACGGGGCCAGCCGGCGGGCGCCGAGGTCCTGCTCGTCGGGGCCGGGCAGCGGGAGCACCGAGGCCAGCAGCACCGGCAGCACGACCAGCAGGGTGCAGACCCCGCCGACCCAGAGCTTGACCCGGGAGCTGCGGGCCCGGCGGCGGGCGCCGGCGTTCTTGAGGTCCGCGGGGGTGACCGCGCTGGGCCGCTCCGCGGGTGCCGGGCTGGGCACGGTCGCCGGCCCGGGCGTCAGGGTGGTGGTCACGCGAGGGCTCCCTCGGGGGCGGCGACCGCGGGCGCGGTCTTCGGGGTGGTCTTCGCCAGCCGCACCCGGGGGTCCAGCAGCGGGTAGGCCAGGTCGATGAGCAGCTGCACCAGCACCGTCAGCGCGGCGGTGACCAGCACGGTGGCCTGGATCAGCGGGTAGTCCCGGGTCTCCAGCGCCCGGACGACGAGGCTGCCGACGCCGGGCCAGGCGAACACGACCTCGACCACGACGACGCCGTTGAGCATCGCGGCGAACCGGGTGCCCAGGGCGGTGAGCACCGGGATGGCCGAGTTGCTCATCGCGTAGCGCCAGGTCAGCGAGCGCTCGGCGACCCCGCGCGAGCGGGCGACGGTCAGGTAGGGCGCCGCCATGTTGGTGCTCATCTCGCGGCGGACCATCCGGCTGATCAGCGCGATCTGCAGGATCGCGATCGTGATCGTGGGCAGCACCAGGCCGCCCCAGCTGGTGAAGCCCGACGCCGGGAACACCGGGACGACCACGGCGAAGACGGTGAGCAGCATGATGCCGCTCCAGAAGTCGGGCATCGACTGGCCGGTGATGGTGAGCAGGTTGGCGCCGAACTCCTTGGCGGTGTCGGCCCGACGGGCCATCCACACGCCCAGCGGGATGGCGACGACTGCGGTCACCAGGATCGCCGAGAGCGCCAGGGTGATCGTGTACGGCAACCGCTCGAGGACGACGTCCAGCGCCGGTGCCTGGAAGGAGAACGACGTCCCCAGGTCGCCGGTGACCAGGCCCTTCAGGAAGGTCCCGTACTGGACGAGGATCGAGTCGTCGAGGCCGAACTGCTGGCGGATCCGCTCGAGGTCCTCGGTCGTCGGGTTGGGCCCGGCGTAGGCCGCCGCCGGGTCGCCCGGGGCCAGCCGGAGCAGCACGAAGACCGTGGTCAGGGTCAGGAAGAGGGTCAGGACGCTCTGCCCGACCCGCTTGAGCACGTACCGGGTCATGCGCGGGCCGCCAGCTTCGTCGAGGACAGTTCGAAGGAGTTCGAGGGCTTGAGGAGCAGGTCGCTGACCCGGTCGCGCCGGGCGAGCACCGCGTTGGGCACGAAGGCCCACATGCACGGCCAGGTCTCCCAGACCGCGTCCTGGGCCTCGGCCAGCAGGGTCTGCCGGCGGCTCGGGTCGACCTCGGTGCCGGCGGCGGTGATCACCTGCTGGATCTCCGGGAACACGTACCCGTGGTAGGTGTCGCGGGTGGCCTCGCGCTCGGCGGTGCCGCCGTACATGCCCTGCAGCATGGTCAGCGCCAGGCCGGTGGGGGAGGCGAAGCCGTTGCCCAGGACGTCCCAGTCGCCGCCGCGGCCCTGCCGCCACAGCGAGATGTCGCCGCCGGGCTGGAACTGCACGAGCCGGGTGCGGACGCCGATGTCGCCCATCATCTGGACGACGGCCTCCATCACCGAGGTGTCGTTGGCGAACTCCCCGGTCTCCCAGATCATCGTGAGCTCGAGGTCGGTGACGCCCTCGGACTCCAGCAGTTGCCGGGCCCCGCGCGGGTCGAAGGCGTACTCGTGACCGCCGGTGCCCCCCGACAGCCCCTCGGGGACGACGCCGGTGGCTGCGGTGACCGAGCCGACGAGCACGTCGTCGACCAGCGCCCGCCCGTCGATGCCCATCGACAGCGCCTGGCGGACCCGGACGTTGGCCAGCGGGTGGTCGGCCGGCTTGCGGAAGTTGTAGAACAGCTGGCTGATCCGCAGCCCGTCGGTGCGCTCGATGGTGACGTCGCGGACGCCGGCGAGCTGGTCGGCGGAGTCGGGGGAGATGGTGTCGATGACGTCGACCTCGCCCGAGCGCATGGAGACCACCCGGCTGGACTCCTCGGGCACGAACCGCACCTGGACGGTCTCGATCGCCGCGCGCGGGCCCCAGTAGGCCTCGTTGCGGCGCAGCGTGTAGTCCCCGGTGCCCCGGTTGCTGGCGGTGACCACGTACGGGCCGCTGCCCACGCCGGACTGCAGCTCCTCGGGCAGGTTGGCCGCCGCGGGGGTGATGAGGATGTTGGCCATCAGGAAGTCGAGGTTGGGCTCGGGGAGCTCGGTGTTCATCGTGAACGTGCGCTCGTCGAGCACCTCGACGGTGGGCCACTCGCGGAAGAAGGAGGCCAGGAAGGAGCCGTTCACGCCCTGGTACATCTCCAGCGCGGTGGCGACGTCCTGCGGGGTGACCGGGGTGCCGTCGGAGTAGACGACCCCGTCGCGCAGCTGCACGGTCCACTCGGTGTCCCCGGTGAGCTCGAAGCGCTCGGCGAGCACCAGCTCCGGGGTGAGGTCGGCGCCGATCCGGGTCAGGCCCTGCCGGACGGCGCGCTGCACGGTGACCGCGGCGTCGAACTGGTTGAGCTTGTTGTCCAGGCTGACCAGCGAGCGGTTCAGCGCCATCGTCATCGTGCCGGGGCCGGGGGTGCCGGTGGGGCCGGCGCAGGCGGAGAGCGCGGGGCCGAGGGCCAGCCCGGCCCCCACCACGCCACCCAGCCGGAACAGGGACCGCCGGGAGATCTCCCGGCCCACCCGTGCCCCGCTGCTCGAACTGCTGGTCATCGTCGACCTCTCGCGTCATCGGCCGGCAGGACGCCGGGCCAGGTCGGTGTTGCGTGGGTCACCGTGCCATTCATGCGTGTTCTGCGCAAGCGTCTGGCGCGTTGTGCGCATTCTGTGTCACGCTGCACACCGCACCGACCTGCCGGTCGGACGTCGACGAGCTCCCCGGGAGGTGCCAGGTGACCCACGTGCCCGGCCCTGCGGTGCTCGCCCTGGCCGATGACCTCTCCGGTGCTGCAGAGACCGCTGACCTGCTGGGACACGATGCGGACGGCGTCGCCCTGCTGCTCGCCGGGGACACCCCGCCGGTGCTCGCCGGGCGGGTCTGCGTCGTCGACCTGCACGCCCGCCACCATGCCCCGGAGGCCGTCGTGGCCCGCGTCCGGGCCCTCGTTGATCGTGCGCAGTCCGCGCAGGTGCTGCTGAAGATCGACTCCCTGCTCCGCGGCCCGGTCGCCGCCACCGTGGGCGCCGTCGGCCCGGTCGTCGTCGCCCCGGCACTGCCCGCACTGGACCGGGTGGTCGTGGACGGCACGCCCACCGCGGACGGCCGCCCGCTGGCCGAGGTGCACGCCTGGGCCACCGAGGGCCGCCCTGCACCCGTCTCGGTCACCGCCGCCCTCGCCCCCCTCCGGGTCACCGTCGTGGCCCTGGGCACCGTGCGGTCGGCCGCGCTGGCGGGCGTGCTCGCCGACCTGCTGGCCGCCGGCCGGGTGCCGGTCTGCGACGGCGTCACCGACGCCGACCTGGACGCCGTCGTCGCCGCGGTGGCCACCCTGCCCGGCGTCGCGCTGGCCGGATCCGGCGGCCTCGCCGCCGCCCTCGGTCGCACCCTCCCTGCTGACGAGGAGCGCCCTTCTCGTCGGGTCCAGGACGTGCCGCGGCAGGGCCCGCTCGTCGTGGTGGGGACGGCGGAGGCCGTGGCCGCCGAGCAGGTCACCCGGCTCGTCGCCACCGGCGTGCCCGAGCTCGTCGTCCCGGTGGCGGCGCTCGTCGAGCCCGCGGCCGAGGCGCGGTGGGCCGCCGAGGTCGCCGCCGCCGTCGCACGCGGACCGCTGGTGCTGCGGCCCGACCCGGCCGACGCCGTCGACCCCACCGCCTCCCGCGCGCTGGCCGCCGGGCTGTCCCGGCTCGTCGCCGACGCCCTCCAGCTCACCGACTCCCTCGTCGACCTCGTCCTCACCGGCGGGGAGACCGCTCGCGGGGTGCTCGACGCCCTCGACGTCGTCCGGCTGACCCCCCGGGGCGCGGTGCACCACGGCGCCGTCGTCTCCACCACCGACGACGGTCGCACCGTCGTCACCCGGCCCGGCAGCTTCGGCGGCCCGGACTCCCTCGTCTCGATCCTGCACTCCCTGCGACCAGATGCAGGGCACCCCCGCACCCCGACGGAAGGCACCCTCCCGATGAGCACCCTCACCACCCCCGCCGCCCAGCCGGAGACCGGCACCGACCAGCGGCCGTGGATCGCGGTCACCATGGGCGACGGCGCCGGCGTCGGCCCCGAGGTGGTCGTGGGTGCGCTGATCGAGGAGACCGCCTACGCCGCGTGCCGCCCCGTCGTCGTCGGCGACCTCGCCCGGCTGCAGCAGGCCGCCGACGTGCTCGGCCTGGCCCCGGAGCTGGTCGCCGTCGAGGGCCCCGAGCAGGCGGTCTTCACCCCGGGCCGGATCAACGTGGTCGACCTCGGTCTGCTGCCGCCCGACCTGCCGTTCGGGCAGCTGTCCCCGGTCGCCGGGCACGCCGCCTACGAGTACATCCGGGTCGCCGCCGAGCTGGCCATGGCCGGCCGGGTGCAGGGCATCTGCACCGCGCCGTTGAACAAGGAGGCGCTGCACGCCGCCGGGCACGTCTACCCCGGGCACACCGAGCTGCTCGCGCACTTCTGCGGCATCGAGGAGGTCTCGATGATGCTCAGCTCGCCCAAGATCCGGGTCATCCACGTGACCACCCACATCGGGCTCATCGACGCCATCGCCAAGATCGAGCCCGGCCTGGTCGAGCGCACCGTCCGTCGCGGCCACGACGCCCTGGTCCGCGCCGGCATCGAGAACCCGCGGATCGGCGTCTGCGGCATCAACCCGCACGCCGGGGAGAACGGCCTGTTCGGCTACGGCGAGGAGGAGGAGAAGATCGTCCCCGCCATCGAGGTGCTGCAGGCCGACGGCATCGACGCCCGCGGCCCGATGCCCGCCGACACCGCCTTCTTCGTCGCCGGCCGCGGTGACTACGACCTGATCGTCGCGATGTACCACGACCAGGGCCACGGCCCCGTGAAGATCCTGGGCATCGAGGCCGGGGTGAACATCACCGTCGGGCTCCCGGTCATCCGCACCTCGGTCGACCACGGCACCGCCTTCGACATCGCGGGCACCGGCAAGGTCGACGTCCGCAGCATGATCGAGGCACTGCGGCAGGCTGCGCAGATGTCGCCCGCCCCGGCGGCCTGAGCCCGGAGGAGGACCCGTGCACGACGACGTGCCGACCGACGACGACACCGCCACCTCCCGGCAGCTGGGCTCCCGCGCCCGGCGGGAGGAGATCGTCCGGCTGGCCACCACCAGCGGGCTGGCCTCGGTGGAGGAGCTGGCCGGCGTCTTCGAGGTGACCGCCTCCACCATCCGCCGGGACCTCGCCCAGCTGACCGGCGACGGCCGGCTCGCCCGCACCTACGGCGGGGCGATGGCGCTCATCGCGCACCCGGAGACCTCGCTGCGCCAGCGCACCGGCGAGGCCTACAGCGCCAAGCGGGGCATCGCCCGGTGGGCGGCGGCGCAGGTGCGGCCGGGGGAGACGGTGCTGCTGGACGCCGGGTCCACGGTCGGCGCGGTCGCCCACGAGCTGCGGGCCACCACCCCGCTGACCGTGGCCACCACCGGGCTCACGGTGCTGGAGGCGCTCGCCGACGTCGAGGACGTGCACGTGGAGTGCCTCGGCGGCACGCTGCGCCACCTCTCGCAGGGGTTCGTCGGCCCGCTGACCGAGGCCGCGCTGGAGCGGATGACCTTCGACCGGGTCTTCCTGGGCGCCGACGGGGTGACCGCCGACAGCGGCATCTGCGAGGCCGCGCTCGAGCAGACCCGGCTCAAGGAGCTGATGGCCCGCCGGGCCCAGCACGTCTACGTGCTCGCCCACGCGGCCAAGCTCGGCCGGCGGCCCTTCCACGCCTGGGCGCGGCTGACCGACCCGTGGACGCTGGTCACCGACGACGGCGCCGAGCCCGCCGCACTGGCCCCGTTCCTCGCCGCCGGGGTGTCGGTGGTCGTCGTGGACCCGCAGGGCCTCGCCGAGGCACCCTGAGGGCGGCGTACGGTTAGGGCACCCTAACTGAGGAGAGCACGTGACGCAGGCACCGAGGAAGCGGCGGGTGACCCGGGTGGGCACCGTCGTCCGCACCGAGCGGGTCACCCCGCACCTGGTCCGGGTGGTGCTGGGCGGGGAGTCGCTCACCGGCTTCGGCGCCGGCGACTTCACCGACCACTACGTCAAGCTGCAGCTCCCGCCGAAGGGGGCTCCCTACGACGCGCCCTTCAACGCCGAGGCCGTGCAGGCCGAGCACCCCGCCGAGCTGTGGCCGGTCAGCCGCACCTACACCGTCCGGGAGTGGGACGCCGCCGCCGGCGAGCTCACCATCGACTTCGTCACCCACGGGGACGACGGGGTGGCCGGGCCCTGGGCCTCGGCGGCCCAGCCGGGTGACCAGCTGCAGTTCGCCGGCCCCGGCGGCGCCTACGCCCCCAGCCCGGACGCCGACTGGCACCTGCTCGTCGGCGACGACTCGGCGCTGCCGGCCATCGCGGCCGCGCTGCCCCGGCTCCCCGCCGGCGTCCCGGCCGAGGTGTTCGTCGAGGTGGAGGGCCCGGCCGACGAGCAGGACCTGCCCGGGGTCACCTGGGTGTACCGGGGCTCGCAGCCGGTCGGCGCGGCGCTGACCGCGGCCGTGCTGTCGGCCGAGCGCCCGGCCGGCACCCCGCACGCGTTCGTGCACGGGGAGGCCGGGTTCGTCCGCGAGCTGCGCCGGTTCCTGCGGGCCGAGCTGGACCTGCCGCGGGAGCGGATGAGCGTGTCGGGGTACTGGCGGCTCGGGCGCACCGAGGACCGCTGGCAGGCCGAGAAGCCGGAGTGGAACGCCGCCGTCGAGGCCGACGAGGCCGCCCTCACCGCCTGAGCGGAGGGCAGGAGCGCAGAGAAGCTGCACTCCTGCCCTCCACTGCTCACATGTCGCGGTAGCGCTTGGCCTCCGCGGTCGCCTGGCGCAGCTGCTCGACGTGGAACTCCGGGCCGTAGCCGGGGGTGTCCCGCTGGATGCGCCAGCCCTCGGCGAGCGGGCCGACGTCGAACGTGTCGAAGCCGATCCGGTCGATGTACTCGGCGACCCACGCCTTGGCGTCGGCGTCGTCCCCGGCGATGACCAGCGCGCGGCGGTGCTCGGTGCCGGTCGCTGCGCGCTTGCTGGTCAGGTGCTCGGAGTAGATGTGGTTGAAGGCCTTGACCACGTGCGAGGTGGGCAGGTGGGCCTGCGCCATCTCGGCGGTGGTGGTGGTCTCCTCGTCGAGGGCGGCGATGTGGCCGTCCCGCTCGGGGTAGTAGTTGTTGGTGTCGATCACGGTCTTGCCGGCCAGCGGCTCGACCGGGACGTCGCCCAGGTTCTTCAGCGGCACGGTGACGACGACGACCTCGCCGGCGGCACCGGCCTCGGCGGCGGTGGCCGCGGAGATCGAGCCCTGGCGGGAGTCGCGGGCCTCGATCTCGGCGACGAGGTCGGCGAGGGTCTCCGGGCCGCGGGAGTTGGCGATCACGACGTCGTAGCCGGCGTCGGTGGAGATGCGGGCGAGCTGGGAGCCGATCAGGCCGGCCCCGATGATGCCGATGGTGGTCATGTGGGGCCCAACAACGGTCAGCTGCCGCCCGTTCCGGCCCATCCGAACCGGGGCGGACGACGCTCGGCGAAGGCGGTGACGCCCTCGGCGAGCTCGCCGCTGGCGATGGTCTCGCCGTACCAGCGCCGGGCCACCGCATCGGCGTCCGCGCTGTGGGTGAGGGCGGCGAGGACCTCCTTGCTGGCGCGCTGCGTGAGCGCGGACCGGGAGGCCAGCACGTCGGCGAAGCGGCGCACCTCGGGCTCCAGCGCGTCGGGGGCCAGCAGCTTGTCCACCAGGCCGACCCGCAGGGCCTCGGCGGCGTCCAGCAGCTCGCCGCTGAACAGCAGCAGCTTGGTCGTCGCCGGTCCCACCAGGTCCAGCAGTGCCCGGGTGGGCTCGGCCGGGTAGACCACGCCCACCTTGGCCGGGGTGACCCCGAAGACCCCGGTGTCGTCGGTGAACCGGAGGTCGCAGCACGCCGCCAGCTCCACCCCGCCGCCGAT
This sequence is a window from Geodermatophilaceae bacterium NBWT11. Protein-coding genes within it:
- a CDS encoding NADP oxidoreductase — encoded protein: MTTIGIIGAGLIGSQLARISTDAGYDVVIANSRGPETLADLVAEIEARDSRQGSISAATAAEAGAAGEVVVVTVPLKNLGDVPVEPLAGKTVIDTNNYYPERDGHIAALDEETTTTAEMAQAHLPTSHVVKAFNHIYSEHLTSKRAATGTEHRRALVIAGDDADAKAWVAEYIDRIGFDTFDVGPLAEGWRIQRDTPGYGPEFHVEQLRQATAEAKRYRDM
- the pdxA gene encoding 4-hydroxythreonine-4-phosphate dehydrogenase PdxA, whose product is MPGPAVLALADDLSGAAETADLLGHDADGVALLLAGDTPPVLAGRVCVVDLHARHHAPEAVVARVRALVDRAQSAQVLLKIDSLLRGPVAATVGAVGPVVVAPALPALDRVVVDGTPTADGRPLAEVHAWATEGRPAPVSVTAALAPLRVTVVALGTVRSAALAGVLADLLAAGRVPVCDGVTDADLDAVVAAVATLPGVALAGSGGLAAALGRTLPADEERPSRRVQDVPRQGPLVVVGTAEAVAAEQVTRLVATGVPELVVPVAALVEPAAEARWAAEVAAAVARGPLVLRPDPADAVDPTASRALAAGLSRLVADALQLTDSLVDLVLTGGETARGVLDALDVVRLTPRGAVHHGAVVSTTDDGRTVVTRPGSFGGPDSLVSILHSLRPDAGHPRTPTEGTLPMSTLTTPAAQPETGTDQRPWIAVTMGDGAGVGPEVVVGALIEETAYAACRPVVVGDLARLQQAADVLGLAPELVAVEGPEQAVFTPGRINVVDLGLLPPDLPFGQLSPVAGHAAYEYIRVAAELAMAGRVQGICTAPLNKEALHAAGHVYPGHTELLAHFCGIEEVSMMLSSPKIRVIHVTTHIGLIDAIAKIEPGLVERTVRRGHDALVRAGIENPRIGVCGINPHAGENGLFGYGEEEEKIVPAIEVLQADGIDARGPMPADTAFFVAGRGDYDLIVAMYHDQGHGPVKILGIEAGVNITVGLPVIRTSVDHGTAFDIAGTGKVDVRSMIEALRQAAQMSPAPAA
- a CDS encoding DeoR/GlpR transcriptional regulator; the encoded protein is MGSRARREEIVRLATTSGLASVEELAGVFEVTASTIRRDLAQLTGDGRLARTYGGAMALIAHPETSLRQRTGEAYSAKRGIARWAAAQVRPGETVLLDAGSTVGAVAHELRATTPLTVATTGLTVLEALADVEDVHVECLGGTLRHLSQGFVGPLTEAALERMTFDRVFLGADGVTADSGICEAALEQTRLKELMARRAQHVYVLAHAAKLGRRPFHAWARLTDPWTLVTDDGAEPAALAPFLAAGVSVVVVDPQGLAEAP
- a CDS encoding enoyl-CoA hydratase/isomerase family protein, which translates into the protein MSDLSVTVEGSLATLTVDRADKRNAMTGAMWAAVPGLLADLAADPRVRVLVVTGAGPSFCAGADIADLLGGPDPADPMAQLRAANLAAQHALRTFPHPTIAMVRGHCIGGGVELAACCDLRFTDDTGVFGVTPAKVGVVYPAEPTRALLDLVGPATTKLLLFSGELLDAAEALRVGLVDKLLAPDALEPEVRRFADVLASRSALTQRASKEVLAALTHSADADAVARRWYGETIASGELAEGVTAFAERRPPRFGWAGTGGS
- a CDS encoding ABC transporter permease, whose translation is MTTTLTPGPATVPSPAPAERPSAVTPADLKNAGARRRARSSRVKLWVGGVCTLLVVLPVLLASVLPLPGPDEQDLGARRLAPFTDGHLFGTDQLGRDLLSRVLHGGQTSLMIGLLAIVVSGLIGIALGAAAGFFGGWVDTVVSRLLEAQLSLPLLLMLLLVVALFGPSILVITVVIALAQWPEVARLTRSLVLVERGKPYVSAATVLGLRRTSVLVRHVVPNVLSQATLVVLLLLAQAVLLESALSYLGAGPERPFATWGRIISDGQDYITTSWWLVTLPGLFIVLLVVGVNLLGDGLRDRTRRPRRRAAAGTPAATKTEA
- a CDS encoding ABC transporter substrate-binding protein, which gives rise to MTSSSSSGARVGREISRRSLFRLGGVVGAGLALGPALSACAGPTGTPGPGTMTMALNRSLVSLDNKLNQFDAAVTVQRAVRQGLTRIGADLTPELVLAERFELTGDTEWTVQLRDGVVYSDGTPVTPQDVATALEMYQGVNGSFLASFFREWPTVEVLDERTFTMNTELPEPNLDFLMANILITPAAANLPEELQSGVGSGPYVVTASNRGTGDYTLRRNEAYWGPRAAIETVQVRFVPEESSRVVSMRSGEVDVIDTISPDSADQLAGVRDVTIERTDGLRISQLFYNFRKPADHPLANVRVRQALSMGIDGRALVDDVLVGSVTAATGVVPEGLSGGTGGHEYAFDPRGARQLLESEGVTDLELTMIWETGEFANDTSVMEAVVQMMGDIGVRTRLVQFQPGGDISLWRQGRGGDWDVLGNGFASPTGLALTMLQGMYGGTAEREATRDTYHGYVFPEIQQVITAAGTEVDPSRRQTLLAEAQDAVWETWPCMWAFVPNAVLARRDRVSDLLLKPSNSFELSSTKLAARA
- a CDS encoding siderophore-interacting protein; amino-acid sequence: MTRVGTVVRTERVTPHLVRVVLGGESLTGFGAGDFTDHYVKLQLPPKGAPYDAPFNAEAVQAEHPAELWPVSRTYTVREWDAAAGELTIDFVTHGDDGVAGPWASAAQPGDQLQFAGPGGAYAPSPDADWHLLVGDDSALPAIAAALPRLPAGVPAEVFVEVEGPADEQDLPGVTWVYRGSQPVGAALTAAVLSAERPAGTPHAFVHGEAGFVRELRRFLRAELDLPRERMSVSGYWRLGRTEDRWQAEKPEWNAAVEADEAALTA
- a CDS encoding ABC transporter permease encodes the protein MTRYVLKRVGQSVLTLFLTLTTVFVLLRLAPGDPAAAYAGPNPTTEDLERIRQQFGLDDSILVQYGTFLKGLVTGDLGTSFSFQAPALDVVLERLPYTITLALSAILVTAVVAIPLGVWMARRADTAKEFGANLLTITGQSMPDFWSGIMLLTVFAVVVPVFPASGFTSWGGLVLPTITIAILQIALISRMVRREMSTNMAAPYLTVARSRGVAERSLTWRYAMSNSAIPVLTALGTRFAAMLNGVVVVEVVFAWPGVGSLVVRALETRDYPLIQATVLVTAALTVLVQLLIDLAYPLLDPRVRLAKTTPKTAPAVAAPEGALA